A window from Citrus sinensis cultivar Valencia sweet orange chromosome 3, DVS_A1.0, whole genome shotgun sequence encodes these proteins:
- the LOC102619504 gene encoding trifunctional UDP-glucose 4,6-dehydratase/UDP-4-keto-6-deoxy-D-glucose 3,5-epimerase/UDP-4-keto-L-rhamnose-reductase RHM1 has translation MATYTPKNILITGAAGFIASHVCNRLIRNYPEYKIVVLDKLDYCSNLKNLIPSKASSNFKFVKGDIASADLVNFLLITESIDTIMHFAAQTHVDNSFGNSFEFTKNNIYGTHVLLEACKVTGQIRRFIHVSTDEVYGETDEDAVVGNHEASQLLPTNPYSATKAGAEMLVMAYGRSYGLPVITTRGNNVYGPNQFPEKLIPKFILLAMRGLPLPIHGDGSNVRSYLYCEDVAEAFECILHKGEVGHVYNVGTKKERRVIDVAKDICKLFSMDPETSIKFVENRPFNDQRYFLDDQKLTSLGWSERTIWEEGLRKTIEWYTQNPDWWGDVSGALLPHPRMLMMPGGRHFDGSEENKAVSSVSTNNIQSRMVVPVSKCSSPRKPSMKFLIYGRTGWIGGLLGKLCEKEGIPFEYGKGRLEDCSSLIADVQSVKPTHVFNAAGVTGRPNVDWCESHKTDTIRTNVAGTLTLADVCREHGILMMNYATGCIFEYDAAHPEGSGIGYKEEDTPNFTGSFYSKTKAMVEELLKEYDNVCTLRVRMPISSDLNNPRNFITKISRYNKVVNIPNSMTVLDELLPISIEMAKRNLRGIWNFTNPGVVSHNEILEMYKKYINPEFKWVNFTLEEQAKVIVAPRSNNEMDASKLKKEFPELLSIKDSLIKYVFEPNKKT, from the exons ATGGCTACGTATACCCCGAAGAACATCCTCATCACTGGGGCTGCTGGGTTCATTGCTTCCCATGTATGCAACCGGCTGATTCGTAACTATCCCGAGTACAAAATTGTTGTGCTTGACAAGCTTGATTATTGTTCGAATCTGAAAAACCTAATACCCTCCAAAGCATCCTCCAACTTTAAGTTTGTTAAGGGGGACATTGCCAGTGCTGACCTTGTCAACTTTCTTCTCATCACTGAGTCCATTGACACTATTATGCACTTTGCTGCGCAAACTCATGTGGACAACTCTTTTGGAAATAGTTTTGAGTTTACCAAGAACAATATCTATGGTACTCATGTCCTCCTTGAAGCCTGCAAAGTGACTGGGCAGATCCGGAGGTTCATCCATGTCAGCACAGATGAGGTCTATGGGGAGACTGACGAGGATGCTGTTGTGGGTAACCATGAAGCTTCCCAACTCCTGCCAACAAATCCTTATTCTGCAACTAAAGCTGGAGCAGAAATGCTTGTTATGGCTTATGGTAGGTCATATGGGCTACCAGTGATTACAACCCGTGGAAACAATGTTTATGGACCAAATCAGTTCCCTGAAAAACTAATTCCAAAGTTTATCCTCTTGGCCATGAGGGGTTTGCCTCTTCCAATTCATGGTGATGGTTCTAATGTGAGAAGTTATTTATACTGTGAGGATGTTGCTGAGGCTTTTGAATGCATTCTTCACAAGGGAGAAGTTGGCCATGTTTACAATGTTGGTACAAAGAAGGAAAGGAGAGTGATTGATGTGGCAAAAGATATTTGCAAACTCTTTTCAATGGACCCTGAGACAAGCATCAAGTTTGTAGAAAATAGGCCATTTAATGATCAGAGGTATTTTCTTGATGATCAGAAGCTGACAAGCTTGGGGTGGTCAGAACGAACCATATGGGAAGAAGGGTTGAGGAAGACTATTGAGTGGTACACTCAGAACCCTGATTGGTGGGGTGATGTCTCTGGTGCTCTGCTTCCTCATCCAAGAATGCTGATGATGCCTGGTGGGAGACATTTTGATGGGTCTGAAGAGAACAAAGCGGTGTCCAGTGTCTCAACAAATAACATTCAGTCCCGTATGGTGGTTCCAGTTTCCAAATGCAGCTCTCCTCGAAAACCATCCATGAAGTTTTTGATCTATGGCAGGACAGGATGGATTGGAGGTCTACTAGGAAAGTTGTGTGAGAAAGAGGGTATTCCATTTGAATATGGAAAAGGACGTTTGGAGGATTGTTCATCTCTCATTGCAGATGTTCAGAGTGTTAAACCCACACATGTTTTCAATGCTGCTGGTGTTACTGGCAGACCCAATGTTGATTGGTGTGAATCTCATAAAACTGACACCATTCGCACCAATGTTGCTGGAACCTTAACCTTGGCAGATGTTTGCAGAGAACATGGGATCTTGATGATGAATTATGCTACCGGTTGCATATTTGAGTATGATGCTGCTCATCCTGAGGGCTCTGGCATTGGGTATAAAGAGGAAGATACACCCAATTTTACTGGTTCTTTCTACTCAAAAACCAAGGCCATG GTTGAAGAGCTGTTGAAAGAATACGACAATGTTTGCACTCTCAGAGTCCGAATGCCAATATCTTCTGACCTAAACAACCCCCGCAACTTCATTACCAAGATTTCTCGTTATAACAAGGTGGTCAACATTCCAAACAGTATGACTGTTTTGGATGAACTTCTCCCCATTTCAATTGAGATGGCAAAGCGTAACTTGAGGGGTATTTGGAACTTCACAAACCCTGGGGTTGTGAGCCACAATGAAATTCTTGAGATGTACAAGAAGTACATTAACCCAGAATTCAAGTGGGTGAACTTCACATTAGAAGAGCAAGCAAAGGTGATAGTCGCCCCAAGAAGCAACAACGAGATGGATGCTTCTA